One genomic region from Henningerozyma blattae CBS 6284 chromosome 2, complete genome encodes:
- the URE2 gene encoding glutathione peroxidase (similar to Saccharomyces cerevisiae URE2 (YNL229C); ancestral locus Anc_2.14): MTSDMNGSGNSNGSGNGNSNGNPNISQLSNALHHINIRSNDINNNDIQNPNQNRNINNLNEQNSEYALNSINSNNIMSNNTNNKSNDTGYINTDGSSNGAPQSIIYNYNSNISNSNSNNDSNNPTNTTHSSNNNLNLNSNNNISDNMTQPNDNSNSNIHIANNTNNNNNLNQTSQMRNNNTNRQFLSGLSPIDNTRISSFFQDQPMEGYTLFSHRSAPNAFKVAIVLSELGLQYNTIFLDFNKGEHRAPEFVGVNPNARVPALIDHNLDNLGIWESGAILLHLVNKYFKETGDPLLWADNLADQSQINSWLFFQTSGHAPMIGQALHFEYFHSQKIPSAVERYTDEVRRVYGVVEMALSERREALVMDLDTENAAAYSSGTTPMSQSRFFDYPVWLVGDRISIADLAFVPWNNVVDRIGINIKAEFPEVYKWTKHMMRRPAVIKALRGE; the protein is encoded by the coding sequence ATGACTTCTGATATGAACGGCTCAGGGAATAGTAATGGATCAGGAAATGGAAATAGCAATGGGAACCCAAATATTTCTCAATTATCAAATGCTTTACATCACATCAATATTAGAAGTaatgatataaataataatgatatccAGAATCCGAATCAAAATcgaaatataaataatttgaatgaaCAAAACTCCGAATATGCATTAAACTCCatcaatagtaataatattatgagCAATAACACAAATAACAAATCTAACGACACAGGGTATATAAATACAGATGGGTCCTCTAATGGGGCCCCTCAatcaataatttacaattacaacagcaatatttctaattcgaattcaaataatgattctaaTAACCCTACTAATACTACTCATAGCTCAAATAACAATCTTAATCTtaattccaataataatatttctgaTAACATGACCCAACCTAATGacaattctaattcaaacATACATATAGCTAACAATAcgaataataacaataatttaaatcaaactTCTCAAATGAGAAATAACAATACTAATCGTCAATTTTTATCTGGGTTGAGTCCAATTGATAATACAagaatttcttcatttttccAAGATCAACCAATGGAAGGATACACACTTTTTTCTCATAGATCGGCACCAAATGCCTTCAAAGTAGCTATTGTATTAAGTGAACTAGGTTTACAGTATAacactatttttttagacTTTAATAAGGGAGAACACAGAGCTCCTGAATTTGTTGGTGTAAATCCAAACGCAAGGGTACCAGCCTTAATAGATCATAATTTGGATAATTTGGGGATTTGGGAATCTGGTGCTATTTTATTACATCTTGTAAACAAGTACTTTAAGGAAACTGGCGATCCATTGTTATGGGCTGATAACTTGGCAGATCAATCACAAATCAATTCTTGGTTATTTTTCCAAACTTCTGGCCATGCACCAATGATTGGTCAAGCTTTACACTTTGAATATTTCCATTCTCAAAAGATACCAAGTGCTGTAGAGAGATATACAGATGAAGTTAGAAGAGTTTATGGTGTAGTAGAGATGGCACTTTCAGAAAGAAGAGAAGCCTTAGTAATGGATTTGGATACTGAAAATGCAGCTGCATATTCTTCAGGAACCACTCCGATGTCTCAAAGCAGATTTTTCGATTATCCAGTTTGGTTAGTTGGTGATAGGATCTCTATCGCTGATTTAGCATTTGTTCCTTGGAATAATGTAGTTGATAGGATTggtataaatattaaagcaGAATTCCCAGAAGTATATAAATGGACAAAGCATATGATGAGAAGGCCAGCAGTAATAAAAGCTTTACGGGGCGAGTAA
- the ELA1 gene encoding elongin A (similar to Saccharomyces cerevisiae ELA1 (YNL230C); ancestral locus Anc_2.13), which translates to MKSLREYCEIAIMRNHKHITNFGSMPFYLLENVLRLFKPEQLTSVEDKSPLLILDDDHLWYNFLKTQYPTTVHDLYTSKREIVVNYYKNFIKSNISDYHNFGFISLDELIDLKIRHLIHKENGQCRYRIPYRKLFFKYRAEEIRKQEMSAEKLRSQMQQIKLEREKKQTVKVDSSFFERNYKRNTKGLGAVGSIYGSNHSKLFIQSIKAHDSRSKIFKGPRHDFTPIASRKKHSPTSPYLQNSSSDTATSASDSDIKISSGSPPKLMGFRSYNSTTLPPNKDTIIITDAIKPNTSSQNNKSANKLPSTLESKDAGKQPSKRIPIKRPNNDSPSIFLKKKKPDLLKRCRPTPPHNHSSLLSHTNKKIITQEKNSEPNIIDTNISSEPMFPNKTTKQSDVVQEIYGTQDPKKKRIDIMQYKKKNRIFYLLIRHQLLAAHH; encoded by the coding sequence atgaaatcaTTACGAGAGTATTGTGAAATAGCAATTATGAGAAATCATAAACATATCACGAATTTTGGGTCAATGCCTTTTTATCTACTTGAAAATGTTCtaagattatttaaacCCGAACAATTGACCTCTGTGGAAGATAAATCACCGTTATTGATACTCGACGATGATCATCTATggtataattttttaaaaacacAATACCCCACAACAGTTCATGATTTATATACATCAAAGAGAGAAATAGTAGTAAATTACTATAAGAATTTCATTAAGTCAAACATTTCAGATTATCATAATTTTGGATTTATAAGTTTAGATGAGTTAATTGACTTAAAGATTAGACATCTCATCCATAAAGAAAATGGCCAATGCAGATATAGAATTCCTTACAGGAAattattcttcaaatatagAGCTGAAGAGATTAGGAAGCAAGAGATGTCCGCAGAAAAATTACGATCACAAATGCAGCAGATTAAATTAGAGAgagaaaagaaacaaaCTGTTAAGGTTGATTCAAGcttttttgaaagaaattataaaagaaatactAAAGGGTTAGGTGCTGTTGGTAGTATATATGGTTCTAACCActctaaattatttatccAATCGATAAAAGCTCATGACTCAAgatcaaaaatttttaaaggCCCAAGGCATGATTTCACCCCAATAGCATCACGAAAAAAACATTCCCCCACATCTCCTTATCTACAAAACTCTTCCTCAGATACAGCTACATCTGCATCTGATAGCGATATCAAAATTTCATCAGGATCGCCTCCTAAATTAATGGGATTTCGTTCTTACAATTCAACTACACTGCCACCTAATAAagatactattattataacaGATGCTATAAAACCAAATACTTCATCgcaaaataataagtcTGCTAATAAGTTGCCTTCCACATTAGAATCCAAAGATGCAGGAAAACAACCTTCTAAACGGATACCCATTAAACGGccaaataatgattctcctagcatatttttgaagaaaaagaaaccTGATCTGTTAAAGCGATGTCGACCAACTCCTCCCCATAATCATTCTTCCTTATTATCTCATaccaacaaaaaaattatcacaCAAGAGAAAAATTCTGAGccaaatataattgataCAAATATATCCTCAGAACCAATGTTCCCAAATAAGACAACAAAGCAATCCGACGTAGTTCAAGAAATATATGGTACACAAGAtccaaagaagaaaagaatagATATAATGcaatataagaaaaaaaacaggaTCTTTTACCTATTAATTCGTCATCAACTTCTGGCCGCCCATCATTAA
- the TBLA0B00220 gene encoding uncharacterized protein (similar to Saccharomyces cerevisiae ADY3 (YDL239C) and CNM67 (YNL225C); ancestral locus Anc_2.16), which yields MSVAKPKLDPLRSRLIKYVNDLESGESRREQSSNRIKSDGSAKRNLLYSDNYSPNMNNYNGNRLTLPPHNRHGVKNNDLAKNTDDQDSVISQSTPVKDSDPISKSSTDTENREFSLLYFNSNDNILKKYLNNQRQQLLETNDSSKTREELSNKSKTKTIETNLKSSQDINFENEIFDFIIQIQKDNSKYSTIIKEMQKELDKSVNIIQRLENIINKSNNTDIKENIDSETSLKSIQNESSTLNENTLNSEIQLQGSKTKPGHEENALKNDSQTDKEEKCEIRADLSKLQKEISDLQEEILQLKTQSKKSEEKYIDLQKQKENLSKDKTELKNKLIETESELRSELQKSEKKVENMNKLKNESDHKLIESVTTLNKQINTLNESITDLNNEKNLLIGDKSKKITYENIKSSYPDVTISDYEETLNINHIETLSLVELQNIVKHLQLTLQVPLSKLQMATDMALITYKLEQPIFVGLINNLLLQAQLKQISYKELSDKAYFNYQKVRSLKKVNHPLQDFLKDSYYHLLPVITNKL from the coding sequence ATGTCAGTAGCTAAACCAAAGCTAGATCCACTTCGTTCAAGACTTATCAAATACGTGAATGATTTAGAAAGTGGTGAGTCTCGAAGAGAGCAATCTTCTAACAGGATTAAATCTGATGGTAGTGCAAAGCGTAACCTATTATATTCTGATAATTACTCTCctaatatgaataattataatgGAAATCGATTAACACTTCCACCTCATAATAGACATGgtgtaaaaaataatgatctGGCAAAGAATACCGATGACCAAGATTCAGTAATCAGCCAATCAACTCCTGTAAAAGATTCCGATCCTATTTCAAAATCCAGCACAGATACTGAAAATAGAGAATTCAgtttgttatattttaattcgaatgataatattctaaagaaatatctaaataatCAGCGACAACAATTGCTTGAAACTAATGATTCATCTAAAACTAGAGAGGAACTATCTAACAAAAGTAAAACTAAAACAATTGAAActaatttgaaatcttctcaagatattaattttgaaaatgaaatatttgatttcattattcaaatccaaaaagataatagtaaatattccactattattaaagaaatgcAAAAAGAATTGGACAAAAGTGTAAACATTATTCAACgattagaaaatattattaataagtCTAACAATACTGATATaaaggaaaatattgattccGAGACTTCTTTAAAATCCATACAAAATGAAAGCTCTactttaaatgaaaatacttTGAATTCTGAGATTCAGCTACAAGGTTCAAAAACCAAACCTGGTCATGAAGAAAATGCACTTAAAAATGACTCTCAAACGgacaaagaagaaaaatgtGAGATTAGAGCTGATTTGTCAAAATTACAAAAGGAAATTTCTGACTTacaagaagaaatattacaaCTGAAAACACAATCTAAGAAGTcagaagaaaaatatattgatttaCAGAAGCAGAAGGAAAATTTGTCAAAAGATAAAactgaattaaaaaataaattaattgaaaccGAATCAGAACTACGCTCTGAGTTACAAAAATCTGAAAAGAAGGTTGagaatatgaataaattaaaaaatgaatctGATCATAAACTAATTGAAAGTGTAACTACATTGAACAAGCAAATAAATACTTTAAATGAAAGTATCAcagatttaaataatgagaagaatttattaataggTGATAAAAGTAAGAAGATTACctatgaaaatataaaatcaAGTTATCCAGATGTAACGATATCTGACTATGAAGAGACTCTAAATATTAATCACATCGAAACATTGAGTTTGGTTGAATTACAAAACATCGTTAAACATCTACAATTGACATTACAAGTCCCACTTTCAAAGTTACAAATGGCTACTGATATGGCATTAATTACATACAAACTAGAGCAGCCGATTTTCGTAGGcttaattaataatcttcTCTTACAGGCTCAACTAAAACAAATATCATATAAGGAGCTAAGCGATAAAGcatatttcaattatcaGAAAGTACGAAGCCTTAAAAAAGTAAACCATCCGCTCCAAGATTTCTTAAAAGACAGTTACTATCACCTGTTGCCAGTCATAACCaacaaattataa
- the SQS1 gene encoding Sqs1p (similar to Saccharomyces cerevisiae SQS1 (YNL224C); ancestral locus Anc_2.17) produces MAKRHKHFDKRNTKPKTKGKNKNKGKSQGKNKSNKPIPFNPDLLQSLDGTDDIYLPSKEEIQLDSFRYAESYEQFYFNKKKSNMQRAGLKYFNDNLDNNTRAFRKRPVEFIKAKNDYNPSKELFIKLGILKEEEKNDRHNLEDELKGELESKSEAGVGAAFDIEQELDLEDGNDLNNLDEDIEVINNSDADSLSRNTLIEDTPNHELFFIDEGAVNTSTKKCFKSDRSINKSKDIYSNINSSECSTNSSQAKISKDIPNLEFNPILTIGKTELQLENKDNQISVTSSYSNYISNVMNNVINNSESDIDNELELLEESKIEPSNEEFAEREKEYDEREITKIRQPNSTYEFDSHLSVQDDLNELHIEDQDTKNDEPEIPEFGMLDEDYVVNFEELQITNIRFSVDSNSYYLKCFGLLGNYNFQWIDELTLQDYLIDDLSLPEYRFKPFLNYIENLIIPKEESITPNYSDIPFSSSSEEEDEVTDTFTEDMNEGLEDLILSMTKNEKQRMNIEYNPLDFDIKTLKTKGRGKKRKLLVDDDLDPSIKNLLISKFDSRNKNKVKKRKDKLYFIDLENQNSNDLFKKYPRGLHILNIYDEFEIFLKSHKKKFSEKTDSTLKDSLLFPPLDPHGNKILKKFATLYNMNSKKMGKGNKTHMLIQLNKNTIRKSNSINYNMITNLTKQRPIFMRIDTHSIIEKSDIHYSDDTSRRNTKTTTTRLSSFRKGKFNLTEGEIVGHNAPEIGKENIGRRLLEKLGWKNGEGLGVDGNMGINLPITAKVKKTKAGLK; encoded by the coding sequence ATGGCAAAAAGACATAAGCATTTCGATAAAAGAAATACAAAACCCAAAACAAAAGGaaagaataaaaacaaaGGAAAAAGCCaaggtaaaaataaatctaataagCCCATACCTTTTAACCCAGATTTATTGCAATCTTTAGATGGTACAGATGACATTTATTTACCAtctaaagaagaaattcaaCTTGATTCTTTTAGATATGCTGAATCCTATgaacaattttattttaataaaaagaaatcaaatatGCAAAGAGCAGGTTTGAAATACTTCAATGACAATTTAGATAACAATACTAGAGCATTTAGAAAAAGACCTGTAGAATTTATCAAAGCTAAGAATGATTATAATCCTTCAAAAGaactatttattaaattaggaatattaaaagaggaggaaaaaaatgatagaCATAACTTAGAAGATGAGCTAAAGGGTGAGCTAGAGAGTAAATCAGAGGCTGGAGTAGGTGCTGCCTTTGATATTGAGCAAGAACTGGATCTAGAAGATGGTAACGACCTTAACAATCTGgatgaagatattgaagttataaataatagtgACGCTGATTCGTTAAGTAGGAATACTTTAATAGAAGATACCCCCAATCATGAGTTGTTCTTCATCGATGAGGGTGCTGTTAATACTTCTACcaaaaaatgttttaaaagTGATAGAtccattaataaatcaaaagacatatattctaatataaACAGTTCTGAATGCAGTACTAATTCATCACAAGCAAAAATCTCAAAagatattccaaatttagAATTCAATCCAATACTTACTATTGGTAAAACTGAATTACAacttgaaaataaagacaATCAAATATCAGTAACATCTTCATACTCTAACtatatttcaaatgttATGAATAATGTTATTAACAATTCAGAAAGTGATATAGATAATGAACTTGAACTATTAGAAGAGTCTAAAATTGAACCAAGCAATGAAGAGTTTGCTGAAAGGGAAAAAGAATACGATGAAAGAGAAATAACGAAGATAAGACAACCTAATAGCACATATGAATTTGATTCACATTTATCCGTTCAAGACGATCTAAATGAATTACATATAGAAGATCAAGATACCAAAAATGACGAGCCTGAAATTCCTGAATTTGGTATGTTAGATGAAGATTATGTTgttaattttgaagaacTACAGATAACTAATATTCGATTTAGTGTAGATTCgaattcttattatttaaaatgttttGGCTTATTAggaaattataattttcaatggATTGACGAATTGACTTTAcaagattatttaatagatGATTTAAGCTTACCTGAATATAGATTTAAGCCATTCCTAAATTATATCGAAAACTTAATTATACCGAAGGAAGAATCAATTACTCCAAATTACTCTGATATTCCATTTTCTAGCTCTTCTGAAGAGGAAGATGAAGTTACAGATACTTTTACTGAAGATATGAACGAAGGACTGGAAGATTTGATTCTATCTATGactaaaaatgaaaaacaaaGAATGAACATTGAATATAATCCATTagattttgatattaagactttaaaaacaaaaggAAGAGGGAAAAAAAGGAAACTATTAGTAGATGACGATTTAGATCcatctattaaaaatttattaatttcaaaatttgattCACGTAATAAGAACAAGGTAAAGAAAcgaaaagataaattatattttattgatttagaaaatcaaaattcaaatgatctattcaaaaaatatccAAGAGGTTTACAtatcttgaatatttatgatgaatttgaaatattcttaAAGAGCcataaaaagaaattttcaGAAAAGACGGATTCAACACTAAAAGACTCTCTTTTATTCCCACCTTTAGATCCACAtggtaataaaatattaaagaaatttgcaactttatataatatgaatTCTAAAAAGATGGGTAAAGGAAATAAAACCCACATGCTAATCCAgctaaataaaaatactataCGAAAATCAAACtctattaattataatatgatTACTAATCTAACAAAACAAAGACCAATATTTATGAGAATCGATACTCattcaataattgaaaaatctgATATTCATTATAGTGATGACACTTCTAGAAGAAATACAAAAACAACCACAACTAGATTATCTTCATttagaaaaggaaaatttaatttaacaGAAGGTGAAATAGTTGGTCATAATGCTCCAGAAATTGGTAAGGAAAATATTGGTAGACGATTGTTAGAAAAATTAGGTTGGAAGAATGGTGAGGGATTAGGTGTAGATGGGAATATGGGTATTAATTTGCCAATTACTgcaaaagttaaaaaaacaaaagctggtttaaaatag